CGTTCCCCAGCCGGTATCGGCATCCACCAGCAAGGGGAGTTCAACGGCGGAAGTGATCCGCCGCGCATCTTCCAGCACCTCGGTCAGGGTGGTCATACCGAGGTCGGGCAAGCCGTGAGAGGCCGCGGCTACCCCCGCGCCGGACAGGTAAATGGCCCGAAAACCGGCTTCCCTGGCCAGGAGAGCGGCATAGGCATTGATGACTCCCGCCACCTGCAGGGGTTTTTCGGCGTCGAGCGCCGCGCGCAGTCGATTCCCGGGGGTGCAACAGTGGGGCATGGCGGTATCCTTTGATTTCCTTTTCATCTTATTAAAAAATAACGCATAAGAGCTGGGGGTCAAGGGGCAGGGGCGGTCCCGGGTTCGAGGTTCGAGGTTCAAGGCCCGAGGTCCGAGGTCCGAGCCTCGGCTCCGGTTTCCGGGACGGGGATTTTTGGATTCGGGACCGATGCTTTTATCTGGTATGATGCGAGGTAATCATCTGATTGAGGCAAACGGGGGGATCGAAGTAAATGGGATTGGCATCGGACATTGTCATCATCGTCGTGGCCGCGCTGCTTGGGGCCCTGGTGGCCCGACGGCTCAGGCAGCCTTTGATTCTTGGCTACATTCTGGCCGGGGTGCTGATCGGTCCCTACACCGGCGGCATCGCCGTCTCCGACATCCATCAGATCGAGCGCCTGGCTGAAATCGGAGTGGCACTGCTGCTGTTCGCACTGGGACTGGAGTTTTCCCTCAAGGAGTTGCGGCCGGTGCGGGCCATCGCCCTGCTCGGTACACCCATCCAGATCCTGCTCACCATCGGCTACGGTTACCTGCTGGGACAGTATCTTGGCTGGGCGCCGGTTCCCTCTCTGTGGCTGGGGGGCCTCTGCTCCCTGTCCAGTACCATGGTCATCCTGAAAACCCTCATGAGTCAGGGGCGCCTCGGCACCCTGTCCAGCAAGGTGATGATCGGCATGCTTCTGGTGCAGGACCTGGCAGTGGTGCCGCTGCTGATCCTGCTGCCGCAGATCAGCGACCCTGCCACCGGAGTGCCGGCTTTGGGGTTGGCCGTTGTCAAGTCGGCGGTGTTTCTTGGGCTCATGGTGCTTGTCGGCACCAAACTGCTCCCCCGTCTGTTGGGGATCGTGGCCGGTTGGCATTCTAGGGAGCTCTTCCTGCTGACCATCACCGCCATCGGTCTCGGTGTCGGGTACGCCACCTACCTGGTCGGCCTGTCTTTCGCTTTTGGCGCTTTTGTCGCCGGCCTGGTCATGAGCGAATCCGATTACGGCCACCAGGCCCTGAGCGATATTATTCCTCTGCGGGATCTGTTCGGACTGCTTTTTTTCACCTCCGTGGGGATGTTGCTGAACCCTCAATTCCTGTTGGAAAACTGGGTGGCGGTCCTACTGCTGGTGCTGATGGTCGGGCTCGGCAAGGGGGGGATGATGGCCCTTCTGGCAAAGCTTTTCGGCTACGGCAATGTCGTGCCCCTGGCGGTCGGGCTCGGCATGTTTCAGATCGGGGAATTCTCCTTTGTGCTCGGCCAGGTCGCCTATGCGCGGGGAGTCTTCGATGTGGAGGCGCATTCCTTTGTCATTTCGGCCGCCATCATCAGCATGGCCGTCACCCCGGTGATAGCCGGCCTGACGGCTCCCATTTACCGTCTGTACCGGCGTTTCAGTTCTCAGGAACCCCTGGAAACCCTGAATCTTCCCGCAAGTGGTCTGGATGACCACATCGTCATAGCCGGAGGCGGCCGGGTCGGGCAGCATATCGCCCGGCTGCTGCGGGAGATCGAGGTTCCCTTCGTGCTCGTGGAAGCCGACTACCGCCGCCTGCAGGATGCGAAAGCGGCGGGGTTTCCCTGCATCTACGGTGATGCCAGCCAGCCCACCGTGCTGGAGGCGGCCAGAATCGAGAATGCCCGACAGTTGCTGATCACCCTTCCCGCCATTGTACCGGCCCAGGCCCTGGTCCGTCATGTCCGCCAGGTTCGCCCCGACCTGCCCATCGTCGCCCGCTGTGAAGGGCAGGAACAGATGGAAGCCCTGCACCGTCTGGGGGTATATATCGTGATTCTTCCCGAATTCGAGGCCGGATTGGAAATCGCCCGGCAGGCCCTGCTGGAATTAAGGATTCCGGCTTCGGTCATCCAGCGTTATTCCGATACCATCCGTCGCGAACTCTACCATCCCATATCGGAGGCACGGGAGGATTACCAGGAACTGCATCAGCTCAAGGTCGCCAAGGACCTGCTGGAACTCGGCTGGGCGCGTTTCTGCGAAACCAGCCCGATGGTCGGCCACAGCATCCGCGAGCTCGAGATTCGCAACAGGGCCGGCACATCCATTGTCGGTGTGCTGAGAGACGGGGCTTTCCATGCCAATCCGGCACCCGATTTCCGGTTTGCGTCGGGGGATCTGGTCGCGATTATCGGCAATGCCCCCCAGCGGGCCGCCTTTGACCAGATGCTGGCCTGCGGGCTGGAACAGGGCAAAACCTTTAAAGGATAGCCAGCAGCCTCCCCAAGGGATGAATTTCATGGCGGTCGCTGTCGGTAGCGGAGCCGGGGGCGAAATAGTCTTTTCGATATCGTCCTCGAGGCAATATTCGGACGCTCTGTTCCCTGAAAAATTGTCCCTAATGGCGGTTCGGGACCGTCCGGGCTGCGTCTCCTGCCGGAATTATGCCGGTCGTCAGGAGAAGCTGCGTGTCATCCTGCTTGACCAGTCCGATTCCCGGACAGTAAGTCCTGGTCGAGCGACGCCCCGGGTCCAGGCCGTCGGTTTCCCTCACCTCAACACATCCGGTAAAGGTTCCGAAAGGAACAGTGACCTCCAGCCCCATGGCATCGTGGTGAGCGCTGCTCAGCACGACCCCCGGCGCCTGTTCCCGCCGATATCTGGATCCGAGCAGAAAAGCCCCCCCCGGGAAGGCGAGCCCGGGCAGGGCATCATCCCTAGCCGCCAGCCAGGAGCCTTCGGTGCTTGTGCTTCCGTCAGCCAGAATGGTCTGGACCGATGCCCCGAAGTGGTAGACATCCTGGGTTTCGCGGCACTCGGCGTAGTAATCACTTCTGGTCTCCACCATCTGGCCGTCGACGCTTTTTTCGGTTACGACAACGCGGGCATTGATCGGCATCGCCAACCCTTCAATCTGTAAAGGGATGTCAAGGGTCTGGTCCAGCACCGAGACGTCCATTTCCTCCAGCGAAGCGCATTCTCCTGAATTAAAGCATTCGAGGTTGCTGTACTTCCATGTCCGGCCGGGAGTGATGTCGAAAAACGCATTGCTCCCGTGGCTGCGGAAATTACAGTCCCGGATTGGGAATTGATCGGTGAATTCGTTCTGCTCCTGCGCGACCGGATTAATTCGTCCCCAGGGCAGGAAGAACAGCAGCAGCAGAACGGTGAACAGGGTGATGAGCTGCTTGTCCATGCTTGGTATCTTCATCTCTTTGCCTTTTTCTGAGATATGGTTTTTGAAGGCCGGCTAATTTAGCATAACTACTATCTCGGGGGGAGCTCCTGTCAACCGGAACGGGGAATTATTTCCGGTGACCAGCAGGCTGCCGGTCCAATAGGACCGTCATTAGGCCTTGCATGGGGAAGAGGTTTATGGTAGATGGCATAAACTGTCGGGATCGCGGGAC
The genomic region above belongs to Syntrophotaleaceae bacterium and contains:
- a CDS encoding cation:proton antiporter, yielding MGLASDIVIIVVAALLGALVARRLRQPLILGYILAGVLIGPYTGGIAVSDIHQIERLAEIGVALLLFALGLEFSLKELRPVRAIALLGTPIQILLTIGYGYLLGQYLGWAPVPSLWLGGLCSLSSTMVILKTLMSQGRLGTLSSKVMIGMLLVQDLAVVPLLILLPQISDPATGVPALGLAVVKSAVFLGLMVLVGTKLLPRLLGIVAGWHSRELFLLTITAIGLGVGYATYLVGLSFAFGAFVAGLVMSESDYGHQALSDIIPLRDLFGLLFFTSVGMLLNPQFLLENWVAVLLLVLMVGLGKGGMMALLAKLFGYGNVVPLAVGLGMFQIGEFSFVLGQVAYARGVFDVEAHSFVISAAIISMAVTPVIAGLTAPIYRLYRRFSSQEPLETLNLPASGLDDHIVIAGGGRVGQHIARLLREIEVPFVLVEADYRRLQDAKAAGFPCIYGDASQPTVLEAARIENARQLLITLPAIVPAQALVRHVRQVRPDLPIVARCEGQEQMEALHRLGVYIVILPEFEAGLEIARQALLELRIPASVIQRYSDTIRRELYHPISEAREDYQELHQLKVAKDLLELGWARFCETSPMVGHSIRELEIRNRAGTSIVGVLRDGAFHANPAPDFRFASGDLVAIIGNAPQRAAFDQMLACGLEQGKTFKG